Sequence from the bacterium BMS3Abin14 genome:
CCGGAGACCATGTTGGGGGATACAGCCGTCGCTGTTCATCCGGAGGACACACGTTACGCCGGCCTGACCGGTCGATCTTTCCGTCTTCCCCTGACGTCACGGGAGATCCCCCTCATCACCGATACCTACTGCGACATGGATTTTGGCACAGGCGCCGTTAAGGTGACCCCAGCCCATGATCCCAACGATTTTGACATCGGTCAGCGCCATGGTCTTCCCAGTATAACTGTAATTTCACTTGATGGAACAATGACACTTGAGGCCGGAGAGCATTATGAGGGATTGGATCGATACGAGTGCCGCAGGAAGGTTGTCAATGACCTTCAGGATGGCGGGTATCTGGTAAGTGTCGCTGATTACGAGCATTCGGTTGGACAATGCTACCGGTGTCAGACGGTCATAGAGCCCATCATCTCCAGACAATGGTTTGTTAAAATGAAGAATCTGGCCGGGCCGGCCATGGAAGCCGTGAAGGATGGCCGCATCAGGATCTATCCGGACAACTGGGAGAAAACGTACTTCGAGTGGATGAACAATATCAGGGATTGGTGCATATCCAGACAGATCTGGTGGGGGCATCGGATTCCGGTCTGGACCTGCCGGAAATGCGACGAACTCATGGTTGAGGTCGAGGATCCGACGGCCTGCGCCGCCTGCGGATCCAGCGATATCCAACAGGCCGAGGATGTTCTGGACACCTGGTTTTCCTCCGCGCTTTGGCCTTTTTCCACCATGGGATGGCCGGAAGAAACGCAGACGCTGAAAAAATTCTATCCCACAAGCTGTCTGATTACCGGTTTCGATATCCTCTTTTTCTGGGTAGCCAGAATGATCATGATGGGAATGAAATTTATGGATGATGTCCCCTTCCGGGAAGTCTATATTCACGCCCTTGTCCGGGACGCTGAGGGGCATAAGATGAGCAAGTCGAGGGGAAACGTTATTGATCCGCTTGTGATGATCGATAGGTTCGGCGCCGATGCATTCCGGTATACTCTCGCCGCATTCGCTGCCATGGGAAGGGACATCAAACTGGCCGAGGACAGAATAGAGGGCTACAGGCACTTCATCAACAAGATCTGGAACGCATCCGGCCTTGTCCTGCGATATGTCGACGGTTTCAGGGAGGAGGAGATTTTGAATCCGCCCCTTCCGGACGCTCAGCACAACAGATGGATATTGAGCAGATTATCTCAGGTGATAATATCTGTGACGAATTCTCTGGACACCTATCGGTTTAATGAGACGGCCAACCTCATCTACCAGTTTTTCTGGCATGAGTTCTGTGACTGGTACCTGGAGTTGGCCAAACCGTCTTTTTATGGTGAGGCCGGCGAGTCGGCCCTTCGGGAGACGTCGTTGACGGCCGCTCATGTCCTTGAGGCTGTCCTGAGGCTCATGCACCCCATTGTCCCGTTCATAACCGAGGAGATCTGGCAGAGGCTGCCCATGGAAGGGGAGAGCATCATGCTGGCCCCGTTTCCCATGGCCGGGGAAGATGGCATAAATCCCGAAGTGGAGGAGGTGGCGAACGTCATAATGGATGTCACCACCGCAATTCGGAACCTCAGGACGGAGCTGGAGGTTCAGCCGTCCCAACGGGTTCCGGCAACCGTGCTTTGCCATGACAAGAAAATGGCCGCGGTGCTCAGCGCCAATGCGGCCGACATTATAAGATTGGCCGGACTCGAAGGCCTCGAAATTATCGAGAAGGGGGAGAAGCCGGCTGATGTTTCCATCAACATTGTTCGGGGAATGGAGGTTTTCATCAGGCCCGATACCAGGGTGGATGTGGAGGCCGAGACGCTTCGCCTTGGCCGTGCCCTTCAGAAGGCCTCCGCGGAGCTGGAAAAGGTTGAGTGCAAGCTTCAAAACCCGCAGTTTATCCGGAAGGCGCCCGGTGAGGTTGTTGAAAAGAACCGAAATACCCGGGATGAATTAAACCTTCAGATCCTTAAACTGAAACAGAACATGGAACGGCTGAATGCGTGAACTTCCCGCCGCCGTCCTCCGGCTGATCGATCTGGCCCTGGAGGAAGATCTGGGCCCCGGCGATGTGACCGCCGCCGCCCTCATCGGACCCCTGAAGGGCAGGGCAATTATAGAGGCGAGGGAAAAAACCGTCGTATGCGGTTTGGGTGTGGCGGGATCCGTTTTCAAGAGGATCGACCCGGCCATACGTTTCAAAGGCCTTGCCGGGGAGGGAGAGACCGCCGCAGAGGGGGACGTTCTGGCGGAGCTCACCGGGTCTGTTGCCTCCCTGTTGGCCGGGGAACGCACAGCCCTTAACTTTATCCAGAGGATGAGTGGGGTTGCAAGCCTTTCACGGCAATACGCCGAAAGGGCGAAAAATAAAGCCGTCGTCTTAGACAGCAGAAAGACCATCCCCGGATGGCGATGGCTTGACAAACTCGCCGTTCGGACCGGAGGCTGCCGGAACCATCGCATGGGGCTTTTCGACGGGATCCTGATCAAGGATAACCATATCGCGGCCTGTGGCGGAATCCGCCAGGCGGTGGCAAGGGCTCTTGTTAATTTACCCCCCGGCCTGGCTGTAGAGGTCGAGGTGGATTCCATAGCGGGGATAAAAGAGGCGTTGTCGGCGGGGGCGGGAATCATCATGCTCGATAACTTCACTTCCGATCAGGTCGCCGCCGCTATCCCCATTGTGGCCGGCAGGGCGCTTGTTGAGGTGTCCGGCGGGATCACCCTGGAAAACATTGATGGATACATTCAAAGCGGAAAGGTGGACTTCATTTCCGTTGGAGCCCTGACTCATTCGGCGGTTTCAAAGGACATCAGTATGGAGATAATGGAGTAAAAACCCACGGATGGACGTTTTGTCAGATGATCAATATTCGGTGAACTATCCGATGAACCTGCGCCGATACGACACCGTCCCCTCCACCAGCGATCTGCTCAAAACCATGGCGGACGAGGGAGCCGCCGAATGGACCGCTGTCCTGTCAAAATCCCAGACGAGGGGAAGGGGGCGTCTCGGGCGGCCCTGGCATTCTCCCCCGGGCAACATCTACCTTTCCATCCTTCTACGCCCCACCATCCTGCCCAATGAGCTTCCCAGGTTGTCCCTTATTGCAGCCCTGGCCGTTTTTGAAACCCTCCGGGGGGAGATGCTTTTGCTTAAGCTGAAGTGGCCCAACGATATTCTCTTCGAGGGCCGGAAACTCGCAGGCGTACTTCTTGAGGCCAAAACGCAGGCTGAGAAAGTGGAATATGTCGTGGTTGGAATAGGGATCAATCTCAAGGCATCCCCGGCGGGCATGCCGGAAGCTCTGGCTGGGAAAACCGCTTCCCTGGAGGAGGCGGGAGGGGACTTGAACGCCGAACGTATCATCAAGAGGCTGGAGATTAACCTTCGACGGCACAGTACCTCATATCGAGGCGCCGGCTGGGAGGATGTCAGGGCCAGGTGGCTGGAATGCGCTGATTGGAATCGGGAATATTCCGCCATGAGCTCCGGGCATCGATGTGTCGGACGCCCCGTAAGCCTGAATCCGGACGGGTCGCTTCTTTTCGCAACTTCCGATGGACATGTTACCTTAACCTCCGGGGAACTCGTCGATATTGCAGATCACCGTCCCGGTTATCAAAATACGATGAGGTGAACATGAGGAAAGACCTGCTTCTTTGTATCGATGTCGGTAATACCCAGACAGTCCTTGGAACATTCAGCGGCCTCAAGGTCACCTCCAGGTGGAGGATTCGGTCGGATCGTGGAAGAACAGCCGATGAATACGGCCACCTCATAAAGGATCTCCTTCGGAGCTCGGATCTGGACATAGATTCCCTGAAGGGTATTGCCATCTCCTGTGTGGTTCCACCTGCCCGCCAGGCCCTTGTGGAAATGTCGAAATCGAGTTTCGGGATCGATCCCATCGTTGTAGGCCCGGGGATCAGGACCGGAATGTCCATCCTCTACGATAATCCGAAGGAAGTTGGCGCGGACAGGATCGCCAACACGGTCGCCGCCTACGAACATTTCAAGCGGGCCCTGATAGTCATCGACTTCGGCACCGCCATAACATTCGATGTAGTATCCGGCAACGGGGATTATCTGGGCGGGGTGATCTTCCCAGGGATACAGATCTCCCTGGATGCGCTCTTTCTCAAAGCGTCAAAACTCCCCCGGGTTGAGCTGGAATCTCCCCCATCTGTTATCGGGAGAGATACCATAGGCAGCATTCAATCCGGGATCGTATACGGATACGCCGGACTTGTGGATTCCCTTGTCAAAAAAATAGGGGA
This genomic interval carries:
- the valS gene encoding valine--tRNA ligase, producing MNDSNDTLGKYFNPAEAEKRWYATWMDKGYFHADERSSLPPFSIVIPPPNVTGSLHMGHALNNTLQDILVRYRRMSGFEALWMPGTDHAGIATQNVVEKQLAIEGIDRHTLGRDRFVERVWEWKKKYGGVILEQLRRLGASCDWERERFTMDKGLSKAVREVFVRLYREDFIYQGDYIINWCPRCQTAISDLEVEHKTDKGRLYHIRYPASDGRGDVVVATTRPETMLGDTAVAVHPEDTRYAGLTGRSFRLPLTSREIPLITDTYCDMDFGTGAVKVTPAHDPNDFDIGQRHGLPSITVISLDGTMTLEAGEHYEGLDRYECRRKVVNDLQDGGYLVSVADYEHSVGQCYRCQTVIEPIISRQWFVKMKNLAGPAMEAVKDGRIRIYPDNWEKTYFEWMNNIRDWCISRQIWWGHRIPVWTCRKCDELMVEVEDPTACAACGSSDIQQAEDVLDTWFSSALWPFSTMGWPEETQTLKKFYPTSCLITGFDILFFWVARMIMMGMKFMDDVPFREVYIHALVRDAEGHKMSKSRGNVIDPLVMIDRFGADAFRYTLAAFAAMGRDIKLAEDRIEGYRHFINKIWNASGLVLRYVDGFREEEILNPPLPDAQHNRWILSRLSQVIISVTNSLDTYRFNETANLIYQFFWHEFCDWYLELAKPSFYGEAGESALRETSLTAAHVLEAVLRLMHPIVPFITEEIWQRLPMEGESIMLAPFPMAGEDGINPEVEEVANVIMDVTTAIRNLRTELEVQPSQRVPATVLCHDKKMAAVLSANAADIIRLAGLEGLEIIEKGEKPADVSINIVRGMEVFIRPDTRVDVEAETLRLGRALQKASAELEKVECKLQNPQFIRKAPGEVVEKNRNTRDELNLQILKLKQNMERLNA
- the nadC gene encoding putative nicotinate-nucleotide pyrophosphorylase [carboxylating], whose translation is MRELPAAVLRLIDLALEEDLGPGDVTAAALIGPLKGRAIIEAREKTVVCGLGVAGSVFKRIDPAIRFKGLAGEGETAAEGDVLAELTGSVASLLAGERTALNFIQRMSGVASLSRQYAERAKNKAVVLDSRKTIPGWRWLDKLAVRTGGCRNHRMGLFDGILIKDNHIAACGGIRQAVARALVNLPPGLAVEVEVDSIAGIKEALSAGAGIIMLDNFTSDQVAAAIPIVAGRALVEVSGGITLENIDGYIQSGKVDFISVGALTHSAVSKDISMEIME
- the birA gene encoding bifunctional ligase/repressor BirA, which encodes MDVLSDDQYSVNYPMNLRRYDTVPSTSDLLKTMADEGAAEWTAVLSKSQTRGRGRLGRPWHSPPGNIYLSILLRPTILPNELPRLSLIAALAVFETLRGEMLLLKLKWPNDILFEGRKLAGVLLEAKTQAEKVEYVVVGIGINLKASPAGMPEALAGKTASLEEAGGDLNAERIIKRLEINLRRHSTSYRGAGWEDVRARWLECADWNREYSAMSSGHRCVGRPVSLNPDGSLLFATSDGHVTLTSGELVDIADHRPGYQNTMR
- the coaX gene encoding type III pantothenate kinase; the encoded protein is MRKDLLLCIDVGNTQTVLGTFSGLKVTSRWRIRSDRGRTADEYGHLIKDLLRSSDLDIDSLKGIAISCVVPPARQALVEMSKSSFGIDPIVVGPGIRTGMSILYDNPKEVGADRIANTVAAYEHFKRALIVIDFGTAITFDVVSGNGDYLGGVIFPGIQISLDALFLKASKLPRVELESPPSVIGRDTIGSIQSGIVYGYAGLVDSLVKKIGEEMVEAPYVVATGGMTPVLAGESQTIMEVLPDLTLEGLRILYDRNC